The proteins below come from a single Cloacibacillus sp. An23 genomic window:
- the fmt gene encoding methionyl-tRNA formyltransferase, with the protein MSNITAAFLGSGRFAARCLELISVRFRPEWVLTNAPKAAGRGLAMRSTPVWELAQKLGIPAYTTERLSADAERVEWIMANAPDVMLVIDFGHIIKEPLLSAARYGCLNIHPSKLPEYRGSAPLQRVLMDGRTSTAVSVFRLDAGMDSGPILAQPELEIAPEDDFASLAEKAARLGSETLLHYLCDVPPEEWRFTPQDDAVATYAPKIEKVEGRIDWNEPARRIADKIRGIGAAPGVFCMVRGKRLRIYRAEAAAGSGAPGAYFTNGGAPCVYCGEGALRLAEVQPEGKKPQRAEDWARGLRVNEGESLEQE; encoded by the coding sequence ATGAGTAATATCACGGCGGCGTTCCTCGGCTCGGGGCGCTTCGCTGCGCGATGCCTCGAGCTGATAAGCGTGCGCTTCCGCCCGGAATGGGTGCTGACAAACGCTCCGAAGGCCGCCGGGCGCGGCTTGGCGATGCGCAGCACGCCCGTGTGGGAGCTCGCGCAGAAACTTGGCATCCCGGCCTATACGACGGAGCGTCTTTCCGCCGACGCGGAGCGCGTCGAATGGATAATGGCGAACGCTCCCGACGTGATGCTGGTCATAGACTTCGGACATATTATAAAAGAGCCGCTGCTCTCGGCCGCGAGGTACGGCTGTCTCAACATCCATCCTTCGAAGCTTCCTGAATACCGCGGTTCCGCGCCGCTTCAGCGCGTTTTGATGGACGGACGGACGAGCACGGCTGTTTCAGTATTCCGCCTCGACGCCGGTATGGACTCCGGCCCGATACTCGCGCAGCCGGAGCTTGAGATCGCGCCTGAGGACGACTTCGCGTCGCTTGCGGAGAAGGCCGCGCGCCTCGGCTCGGAGACTCTGCTTCACTACCTCTGCGACGTGCCGCCCGAGGAATGGCGCTTCACGCCGCAGGACGACGCGGTGGCGACGTACGCTCCTAAGATAGAGAAGGTCGAAGGCAGAATAGACTGGAACGAGCCGGCGCGCCGGATAGCGGACAAAATCCGCGGCATCGGAGCGGCTCCCGGAGTCTTCTGCATGGTGCGCGGCAAGAGGCTCCGCATATACAGGGCGGAAGCGGCCGCCGGTTCCGGAGCGCCCGGCGCCTACTTCACGAACGGCGGAGCGCCGTGCGTCTATTGCGGCGAAGGAGCTCTCCGTCTCGCCGAGGTGCAGCCCGAGGGCAAGAAGCCGCAGCGCGCCGAAGACTGGGCGCGCGGCCTGCGCGTGAACGAGGGCGAAAGCCTCGAACAGGAGTGA
- the def gene encoding peptide deformylase: MALRTICVYPNPVLREETEEVTVFDGELKTLVADMWDTMYANDGIGLAAPQVGVSKKVIVIDYKDDKYVLVNPKVLSAEGSVVNEEGCLSFPGIYEKVESPERMTVEYADENGETVTRELEGFIACVFSHEIDHLNGRLLIDRVSPLKRQFMKKKIARRASEEK; encoded by the coding sequence ATGGCCCTTAGGACGATATGTGTTTATCCAAACCCGGTGCTCCGCGAGGAGACGGAGGAGGTGACCGTCTTCGACGGCGAGCTGAAGACGCTCGTCGCGGACATGTGGGATACGATGTACGCGAACGACGGCATAGGGCTCGCCGCCCCGCAGGTCGGGGTGTCGAAGAAGGTAATAGTCATCGACTACAAGGACGACAAGTATGTGCTCGTGAACCCGAAGGTGCTTTCCGCCGAAGGCTCCGTAGTAAACGAGGAAGGCTGTCTCAGCTTCCCGGGCATATACGAGAAGGTCGAGTCGCCTGAGCGCATGACGGTCGAATACGCCGACGAGAACGGCGAGACCGTCACGCGGGAGCTGGAAGGCTTCATCGCCTGCGTATTCTCGCACGAGATAGACCACTTGAACGGGCGGCTGCTGATAGACCGCGTATCGCCGCTCAAACGTCAGTTCATGAAGAAAAAAATCGCGCGCCGCGCGTCCGAAGAAAAATGA
- a CDS encoding threonine aldolase family protein has translation MIDLRSDTLTLPGREMLETILTAPLGDSGRLDAEGRGGDPTVNRLEEIVCEATGKERSLLLPSGTMGNTVSLLTHCEPKDKVLIDTMQHLYRTEKVCFESRFGQLEPVFYNLTPGGYPNVDEMECALKTNDIKLICVENTHNGAGGTFIPLDVLKKVRNLADRFGVPVHMDGARLFNASTASGISVKEICSYADTVMFCLSKGLGAPIGSMLCGSRDFIIKAAQTRKLMGGGMRQAGVFATCGIYALKHQVKDLAEDHRRAKQCLELLKGMKNIRVPKEIQTNIIILDVAGSGKTAADVVEEIKRRGVWLSVSSETHARIVFSRNNTDSQVSEAASIIREYDSSL, from the coding sequence ATGATTGATTTGAGAAGCGACACTCTGACACTGCCGGGCAGGGAGATGCTGGAGACCATTTTAACGGCGCCGTTAGGAGACTCCGGACGTCTCGACGCAGAAGGAAGAGGCGGTGATCCAACCGTCAACAGACTCGAAGAAATTGTTTGTGAAGCGACAGGCAAGGAACGCTCCCTCCTGCTGCCGTCCGGAACGATGGGAAACACAGTGTCACTGCTGACACACTGCGAGCCGAAGGATAAGGTTCTTATTGATACCATGCAGCACCTTTACAGAACTGAGAAGGTCTGCTTCGAGTCTCGTTTCGGTCAGCTAGAGCCGGTTTTCTACAATTTAACGCCAGGCGGCTATCCTAACGTCGATGAGATGGAATGCGCATTGAAGACTAACGACATTAAGCTTATATGTGTCGAAAACACCCACAACGGCGCAGGCGGCACCTTTATACCTCTGGACGTGCTGAAAAAGGTGCGGAATCTTGCCGACCGCTTCGGAGTCCCGGTTCACATGGACGGAGCAAGGCTGTTCAACGCCTCTACGGCTTCTGGGATCTCAGTCAAGGAGATATGCTCTTACGCCGATACGGTTATGTTCTGTCTCTCGAAGGGCCTCGGCGCCCCAATCGGTTCGATGCTTTGCGGAAGCAGAGATTTTATCATTAAAGCAGCCCAGACGAGAAAGCTTATGGGCGGCGGCATGAGGCAGGCCGGCGTGTTCGCAACCTGCGGGATTTACGCGCTTAAGCATCAGGTCAAAGACCTGGCCGAGGACCACAGGAGGGCAAAGCAGTGCCTAGAGCTTCTGAAGGGCATGAAAAACATCCGCGTTCCTAAGGAGATACAGACCAACATCATAATCCTAGACGTCGCCGGAAGCGGAAAGACGGCCGCAGACGTCGTTGAAGAGATAAAACGGCGCGGCGTTTGGCTGAGCGTTTCAAGCGAAACGCACGCGCGTATCGTATTCAGCAGGAACAACACTGACTCTCAGGTTTCGGAGGCAGCTTCGATTATCAGAGAGTATGATTCTTCACTGTAA
- a CDS encoding LysR family transcriptional regulator, whose amino-acid sequence MFTLININNHMIDEILCGGLHVFEYREYVYAVHKEKSFTKAADKLFISQSTLSLMVKKEEERLGAPLFNRKSNPLSLTPLGVEYIHAVEQIRRLECGIGQFLNDAQSLQNGTLAIGGHNFGVDYAVPRKIAEFHKLYPNISLSIVEMNTLHNKYGLDSGELDFVITNRRYDSHIYEQKVCDRESLILAVPSSFEINESLCSKRLRNGELGDGIFGVGDDKQVLLSEFKEIPFILLSNANYLRECVNLLFHESKFSPVVSLEMEQSSVSYNFTKMGVGATILSNRLVEHDDAAGGVCFYKIKSDYVVRNTYISYRRGAYFTFAMKKFMEMMLDDGLSAE is encoded by the coding sequence ATGTTTACATTGATAAATATCAATAATCATATGATTGACGAAATCTTATGCGGGGGATTGCATGTGTTCGAATACAGAGAATATGTTTACGCCGTGCACAAGGAGAAAAGTTTTACTAAAGCTGCGGATAAGCTGTTTATTTCGCAGTCGACGCTCAGCCTCATGGTGAAAAAGGAGGAAGAACGTCTCGGCGCTCCGCTGTTTAATAGGAAATCTAACCCGTTGTCGCTGACGCCGCTAGGCGTCGAATACATCCACGCCGTGGAACAAATACGCCGACTGGAGTGCGGGATCGGTCAATTCCTAAATGACGCTCAGTCTCTTCAAAACGGCACTCTTGCGATAGGCGGGCATAACTTCGGGGTAGATTATGCCGTTCCTCGGAAGATAGCTGAGTTTCATAAATTATATCCGAATATTAGCCTCAGCATTGTAGAGATGAACACGCTGCACAACAAATATGGACTCGATTCGGGCGAGCTTGATTTTGTGATTACCAACAGACGCTATGATTCTCATATATATGAGCAGAAGGTGTGCGACAGGGAAAGTTTGATATTGGCCGTGCCGTCGTCGTTTGAAATCAACGAGTCTTTGTGCTCGAAGCGCCTGCGAAACGGCGAGCTTGGAGACGGAATTTTCGGGGTTGGCGATGACAAGCAGGTTCTGCTGAGCGAATTTAAGGAAATCCCGTTTATACTGCTTTCCAACGCGAATTATTTGCGCGAGTGCGTCAACCTGTTGTTTCATGAAAGCAAATTCTCACCTGTCGTATCGCTTGAAATGGAGCAGTCGTCAGTATCTTATAATTTTACTAAAATGGGCGTTGGAGCAACCATTCTCAGCAACAGGCTTGTTGAGCATGACGATGCAGCAGGAGGCGTCTGTTTTTACAAAATCAAGAGCGACTATGTTGTTCGAAACACATATATAAGCTATCGGAGGGGCGCTTATTTCACGTTTGCCATGAAGAAATTTATGGAGATGATGCTGGATGACGGCTTATCTGCTGAATAA
- the mutL gene encoding DNA mismatch repair endonuclease MutL: MIKRLAPDISTRIAAGEVIERPSSVAKELIENSLDAGARNISIYTEQGGKSSFVIEDDGCGIAFAELPLAVERYATSKISSLEDLEHIATLGYRGEALASVAAVSRMEIRSRAAGADAGGLLRCEAGHITLHSETPAKPGTRIQIDDLFFNLPARRKFLKSSSAELRRIVQIVNDYALIHPDVSFRVQEEGRKILEYGGASSIDECIERRWGKQTKIFFSGSSQGPLSARVWWNPIPDSRRVVVMLFVNGRRVQDAAVRAALTAAEGAAYGEWAVLIDLPPHDVDVNIHPTKEEIRFRRSQEIFKIVYDNAKAVYAQRHSITAGGVMPQSMPLGGVQPPSFEPPAPAAPAYFSPASEPWNLVSKKAAPSFASRVASPVESIFFPADESEPQTGAAFASRKRYIGQSAEGFLIFDFPEALAIMDPHAAHERILFEEICENFRDNVATQKLTIPMEIPAAVRPEAALYEKELAALGFETADGMVTAVPAIRGKGHLSPVDMLRSALRGIETERDETKRDREVWWRMARLACRDAVKLGRRFEPEEAAELLARLERCETPYTCPHGRPTVFIIENNKLRDWFER; encoded by the coding sequence ATGATCAAACGTCTTGCGCCTGACATTTCAACACGTATCGCGGCGGGGGAGGTTATCGAGCGGCCTTCTTCGGTCGCGAAGGAGCTTATCGAGAACTCGCTCGACGCCGGGGCAAGGAACATTTCGATATACACCGAGCAGGGCGGCAAGAGCTCGTTCGTCATCGAGGACGACGGCTGCGGCATCGCCTTCGCGGAGCTGCCGCTCGCGGTCGAACGCTACGCGACGAGCAAGATAAGCTCGCTAGAAGATCTTGAACATATCGCAACTCTCGGCTATCGCGGCGAGGCGCTTGCGAGCGTCGCGGCCGTATCGCGCATGGAGATACGCAGCCGCGCCGCCGGCGCTGATGCCGGCGGTCTGCTTCGCTGCGAGGCCGGTCATATCACGCTGCATTCCGAGACTCCCGCGAAGCCGGGGACGCGGATACAGATAGACGATCTTTTCTTCAACCTTCCCGCGCGGCGCAAATTCCTCAAAAGCTCCTCGGCGGAGCTGCGCCGTATAGTGCAGATAGTCAACGACTACGCGCTTATACATCCCGACGTTTCATTCCGCGTCCAGGAAGAGGGGCGGAAAATCCTCGAATACGGCGGAGCTTCCTCCATTGACGAGTGTATAGAGCGCCGCTGGGGAAAGCAGACGAAGATATTCTTCTCCGGCTCTTCGCAGGGGCCGCTCTCCGCGCGCGTATGGTGGAACCCGATACCGGATTCGCGCCGCGTCGTCGTGATGCTCTTCGTCAACGGGCGGCGCGTGCAGGACGCGGCGGTGCGCGCGGCGCTGACCGCCGCCGAGGGCGCGGCCTACGGAGAGTGGGCCGTGCTGATAGACCTGCCGCCTCACGACGTAGACGTGAACATTCACCCGACAAAGGAAGAGATACGCTTCCGCAGAAGCCAGGAAATTTTCAAAATAGTCTACGACAACGCGAAGGCCGTATATGCGCAGCGACATTCGATAACCGCCGGCGGCGTCATGCCCCAGTCGATGCCGCTTGGCGGCGTACAGCCGCCATCCTTCGAACCGCCAGCGCCAGCGGCCCCGGCGTATTTTTCGCCGGCCTCCGAGCCGTGGAACCTTGTTTCGAAAAAGGCCGCGCCGTCGTTCGCTTCGCGCGTCGCCTCGCCGGTCGAGAGCATATTTTTCCCCGCCGATGAGTCAGAGCCGCAGACTGGGGCCGCCTTCGCGTCGCGGAAGAGATACATCGGCCAGAGCGCGGAGGGATTTCTGATATTTGACTTCCCCGAGGCGCTCGCGATAATGGACCCGCACGCGGCGCACGAGCGGATACTTTTCGAGGAGATTTGCGAGAACTTCAGGGACAACGTCGCGACGCAGAAACTTACCATTCCTATGGAGATTCCGGCCGCCGTCCGTCCCGAGGCGGCGCTTTACGAAAAAGAGCTGGCGGCTCTCGGTTTTGAGACTGCGGACGGAATGGTGACGGCGGTGCCGGCGATACGCGGCAAGGGACACCTTTCGCCCGTCGATATGCTTCGCTCGGCGCTGCGCGGGATCGAGACGGAGCGCGACGAGACGAAGCGCGACCGCGAGGTGTGGTGGCGCATGGCGCGGCTCGCCTGCCGCGACGCCGTGAAGCTCGGGCGGCGCTTCGAGCCCGAGGAGGCGGCCGAACTGCTCGCCCGCCTCGAACGCTGCGAGACTCCGTACACCTGCCCGCACGGCAGGCCTACTGTCTTCATAATAGAAAACAATAAATTACGCGACTGGTTTGAAAGATGA
- a CDS encoding S1 RNA-binding domain-containing protein: MVDELHNEDVIETQEKEETMEEMMQQYDVMGDFHRGKVVEGTVVDTQEDGWLVDVGYKCEGFLPRKEWTHRVLVEETLEPVNGDKVRVQITNIGQGEDAQLGLSRWRCEFDERWNKLEEEAENNETINVKGLRKVKGGLIVNCCGIEGFIPISHLTQEGRGVNPGNLVGQEFPVKLIEKDRRKRRLVFSRRSLIEEELSKTRQAFYEQVHEGDVLEGDVSSITSFGVFVNLGAMEGLVHISELAWQRNAKPKDIVAKGDHVKVKVIGIDTENNRVSLSIRQTLDDPWTTVAERWTPGKTTEGTVTNLTDFGAFVEIEPGVEGLIHIGDLSWTRIKHPKEVLKKGQKVEVSIIDVDKDRKRISLGYKQLHDPWKNAAEKYQKDAEVPVKVVRIADFGAFVELEEGVEGLIHISQLSNQRVENPRDVLTEGQEVTARVLEVNPTERRIRLSLRPAHEEPVKRAPRDEQRDRFAQMDDQPRRDERPRRRRPDDRRRQESSNSQLPQEEMNFTLGDFLKNREREDA; this comes from the coding sequence ATGGTTGACGAGCTTCACAACGAAGACGTAATCGAAACGCAGGAAAAAGAAGAAACGATGGAAGAAATGATGCAGCAGTACGATGTGATGGGCGATTTCCACCGCGGCAAGGTCGTCGAGGGGACAGTCGTCGATACACAGGAGGACGGCTGGCTCGTAGACGTGGGCTACAAGTGCGAGGGATTCCTCCCGCGCAAAGAGTGGACCCACCGCGTGCTCGTGGAGGAGACCCTCGAGCCCGTTAACGGCGACAAAGTCCGCGTACAGATAACGAACATCGGCCAGGGGGAGGACGCCCAGCTCGGGCTCTCGCGCTGGCGCTGCGAATTTGACGAGCGCTGGAATAAGCTCGAAGAAGAGGCGGAAAACAACGAGACGATCAACGTCAAGGGGCTTCGCAAGGTAAAGGGCGGGCTCATAGTAAACTGCTGCGGGATAGAGGGCTTCATCCCCATCTCCCACCTCACGCAGGAAGGACGCGGAGTGAACCCCGGCAATCTCGTCGGACAGGAATTCCCCGTCAAGCTCATTGAAAAAGACCGCAGAAAACGCCGCCTCGTTTTCTCGCGCCGCAGCCTCATCGAAGAAGAACTCTCAAAGACGCGCCAGGCCTTCTACGAGCAGGTCCACGAGGGCGACGTCCTTGAGGGCGACGTCAGCAGCATCACTTCCTTCGGCGTTTTCGTCAACCTCGGGGCGATGGAAGGCCTCGTCCATATCAGCGAGCTCGCGTGGCAGCGCAACGCGAAGCCGAAAGACATCGTCGCCAAGGGCGACCATGTGAAAGTCAAGGTCATCGGCATCGACACGGAGAACAACCGCGTCTCCCTCTCGATCCGCCAGACCCTCGACGATCCGTGGACGACCGTCGCCGAGCGCTGGACGCCCGGAAAGACGACGGAAGGCACCGTCACCAACCTGACAGACTTCGGAGCTTTTGTTGAAATAGAACCCGGCGTGGAAGGACTCATCCACATCGGCGACCTCAGCTGGACCCGCATCAAGCACCCGAAAGAGGTGCTCAAGAAGGGCCAGAAGGTCGAAGTCTCTATCATAGACGTGGATAAGGACCGCAAGCGCATCAGCCTCGGCTACAAGCAGCTCCACGACCCGTGGAAGAACGCCGCCGAGAAATACCAGAAGGACGCCGAAGTTCCCGTGAAGGTAGTCCGTATCGCCGACTTCGGCGCGTTCGTCGAGCTTGAGGAAGGCGTCGAGGGGCTCATCCACATCTCGCAGCTCTCGAACCAGAGAGTCGAGAACCCGAGAGACGTCCTCACCGAGGGACAGGAAGTCACGGCCCGCGTGCTTGAGGTCAACCCGACCGAGCGCCGCATCCGCCTCAGCCTCCGTCCCGCGCACGAGGAGCCTGTGAAGCGCGCGCCGCGCGACGAGCAGCGCGACCGCTTCGCCCAGATGGACGACCAGCCGAGACGCGACGAGCGTCCGCGCCGCCGCCGCCCCGACGACCGCAGGAGACAGGAGAGCTCCAACAGCCAGCTCCCGCAGGAAGAGATGAACTTCACGCTCGGCGACTTCCTCAAGAACCGCGAAAGGGAAGACGCCTAG
- the miaA gene encoding tRNA (adenosine(37)-N6)-dimethylallyltransferase MiaA → MTKEKIPVIAIIGPTAVGKTEFSLSLAKELNAEVISVDSRQVYRYLDVGTDKVSREVRREIIHHLIDIADPDEIYSAADFAQDADGAARRIIARGRAPLLIGGTPFYYRALSGMLSEDLPKDEAVRAQLAAEIEERGLAALHDELLEIDPESGAKIHQNDPVRTMRALEIFRITGKTASWWYREQRKMESPYDIFYIGLTRLRANLYQNIERRVKEQFASGYPEEVKWLLDNGYSPSLPALQGFGYRELVDYLAGRCTFLEAIEGDIRSTKAFSRRQTTWFKHFEPAVWFDFDEISKAEALRRAVPLCLAHLNGEHAA, encoded by the coding sequence ATGACGAAAGAAAAAATTCCCGTAATTGCGATAATAGGGCCGACAGCCGTTGGAAAGACGGAATTCAGTCTGTCGCTCGCGAAGGAGCTGAACGCAGAGGTCATTTCCGTAGACTCGCGTCAGGTCTATCGTTATCTCGACGTCGGCACCGACAAAGTGTCGCGCGAGGTGCGGCGCGAGATAATCCATCACCTGATAGACATAGCCGACCCCGACGAGATATATTCCGCCGCCGACTTCGCGCAGGACGCCGACGGCGCGGCGCGGCGCATTATCGCGCGTGGGCGCGCGCCTCTGTTGATAGGCGGCACTCCGTTTTACTACCGCGCGCTCTCCGGCATGCTCTCGGAAGATCTTCCGAAGGACGAGGCCGTGCGCGCGCAGCTTGCCGCGGAGATAGAAGAACGCGGCCTCGCCGCGCTGCACGACGAGCTGCTCGAGATTGACCCGGAATCCGGGGCGAAGATACACCAGAACGACCCCGTCCGCACGATGCGCGCGCTTGAAATCTTCAGGATAACGGGCAAGACCGCGAGCTGGTGGTACAGGGAGCAGCGCAAGATGGAATCTCCATACGACATTTTCTACATCGGCCTGACGCGGCTGCGTGCGAACCTTTATCAAAATATCGAGCGCCGTGTCAAGGAGCAGTTCGCGAGCGGCTACCCGGAGGAGGTCAAGTGGCTTCTCGACAACGGCTATTCGCCGTCGCTGCCGGCGCTTCAGGGCTTCGGCTACCGCGAGCTCGTGGACTATCTCGCGGGGCGCTGTACCTTCCTCGAGGCGATAGAGGGCGACATACGCTCGACGAAAGCCTTCTCGCGCCGCCAGACGACGTGGTTCAAGCACTTCGAGCCCGCGGTGTGGTTCGACTTCGACGAGATCTCCAAGGCCGAGGCGCTGCGCCGCGCAGTGCCGCTCTGCCTCGCGCATCTGAACGGGGAGCACGCCGCATGA
- a CDS encoding NUDIX hydrolase — MTIKMEETKNPLRNIVKSEFPYKGRIIDVRVDTVKFPSGSEKIREVVLHRPAVAMLAEDADGGVYLVKQYRHAIDAEIYEIPAGLVEDGEDPACTAARELQEEIGLRPGRLEKIAEMYSSPGFTTEKITLYYAAELAASKLPEDEDEYIKVRRFLPDELDVLVRSGAIRDGKTLAAYYWLAARRGGR, encoded by the coding sequence GTGACTATAAAAATGGAAGAGACGAAGAACCCGCTGCGCAACATAGTAAAAAGCGAATTTCCATATAAGGGGCGCATCATAGACGTCCGGGTCGATACGGTCAAATTCCCATCCGGCTCGGAAAAAATACGCGAAGTCGTGCTTCACAGGCCGGCCGTCGCGATGCTCGCCGAGGACGCCGACGGCGGCGTCTATCTCGTGAAGCAGTACCGCCACGCGATAGACGCTGAGATATACGAAATTCCCGCCGGGCTCGTCGAAGACGGCGAAGATCCAGCCTGCACGGCTGCGCGCGAGCTCCAGGAAGAGATAGGGCTCAGGCCGGGGCGTCTTGAAAAAATAGCCGAGATGTATTCTTCGCCCGGTTTCACAACTGAGAAGATAACGCTCTATTACGCCGCCGAACTTGCCGCATCGAAGCTTCCGGAGGACGAGGACGAATATATCAAGGTGCGCCGTTTTCTTCCCGACGAGCTCGACGTGCTCGTGCGCAGCGGCGCGATACGCGACGGAAAGACCCTCGCCGCCTATTACTGGCTGGCGGCGCGACGGGGCGGAAGATGA
- the ispH gene encoding 4-hydroxy-3-methylbut-2-enyl diphosphate reductase → MKVITADPTGLCFGVKRAITTLEEELRRSSRVYALGSPIHNPQEIARLKEMGLVVVETPEEVPDGAVSFVRAHGVRPEVLDALRRKSSKMVDGTCPFVKTAQEKAKSLSQEGYIVIILGNAAHPEVQGIMGYASGEAHVLASAEDIPPGLKGRRCGLLSQTTQRVETFSELVAAFVSVSPEIKVYNTICRATLARQQSVCRLAEEADGIIVLGGRNSANTRKLAEIASASGVPSLWVEHAGELDGRWLQNKSRVGIAAGGSTPDWLIKELIQKLEKM, encoded by the coding sequence ATGAAGGTCATAACGGCCGACCCGACGGGGCTTTGCTTCGGCGTCAAGCGCGCGATAACGACGCTCGAGGAGGAACTGCGCCGGTCGTCGCGCGTCTACGCGCTCGGCAGCCCGATACACAACCCTCAGGAGATAGCGCGGCTCAAGGAAATGGGGCTCGTCGTCGTGGAAACGCCGGAGGAGGTGCCGGACGGCGCGGTCTCGTTCGTCCGCGCGCACGGCGTGCGCCCCGAGGTGCTCGACGCGCTGAGGCGCAAAAGCTCGAAGATGGTGGACGGGACATGCCCTTTTGTAAAAACGGCGCAGGAAAAGGCAAAATCTCTGTCACAAGAGGGCTATATCGTGATAATATTAGGAAACGCGGCGCATCCTGAAGTACAAGGAATCATGGGGTATGCGTCGGGGGAGGCGCACGTGCTTGCTTCGGCGGAAGATATACCGCCGGGGCTTAAGGGACGGAGGTGCGGGCTGCTGAGCCAGACGACTCAGCGCGTCGAGACGTTCTCGGAGCTCGTCGCGGCGTTCGTATCCGTGTCTCCCGAGATAAAGGTTTATAATACGATCTGCCGGGCTACGCTGGCTCGCCAGCAGTCCGTCTGCCGCCTCGCCGAAGAGGCGGACGGGATAATAGTCCTCGGTGGAAGAAACAGCGCCAACACGCGCAAGCTTGCGGAGATAGCCTCCGCTTCTGGAGTGCCCTCTCTGTGGGTCGAGCACGCGGGCGAGCTGGACGGGAGGTGGCTGCAAAACAAGAGCAGAGTAGGGATAGCCGCGGGCGGAAGCACGCCTGACTGGCTGATAAAAGAACTTATTCAAAAATTAGAGAAGATGTAA
- a CDS encoding tyrosine-type recombinase/integrase — protein sequence MNPSGSGEVERTAERFGDYIKLERACSENTKRAYLSDLAIWTAWCSRNSRDPLDVAPDAVSRFLMEAGIEGRKKSSLHRLGAVLRSFAKFLQYDGVTDKAPRLVPLGAREEKLPEILNENEIQRIINACEDGTPLGKRDRAYIELAYGAGMRASELCGLRLRDLDPGGGILYARGKGDKERVIPYIGAVRRVVDEYIREYRPALDKKGAEWLFLSRSGRQLHRETLWVILHKRGLAAGVPAKRLHPHVLRHTFATHLLRGGMDQRTLQELLGHSSITTTEKYTHLDLNLRDYYDKYHPRAK from the coding sequence ATGAACCCGAGCGGAAGCGGGGAAGTTGAAAGGACCGCCGAACGTTTCGGCGACTACATAAAGCTCGAGCGCGCCTGCAGCGAAAACACGAAACGCGCCTATCTCTCCGACCTCGCCATATGGACGGCGTGGTGCTCGCGTAATTCGCGCGACCCGCTCGACGTCGCGCCGGACGCGGTTTCGCGCTTCCTGATGGAGGCCGGTATAGAGGGACGCAAAAAAAGCTCCCTCCACCGCCTCGGCGCGGTGCTGCGCTCATTCGCCAAGTTTCTCCAATACGACGGGGTTACCGACAAGGCCCCGCGCCTCGTGCCGCTCGGCGCGCGCGAGGAAAAGCTTCCGGAAATCCTCAACGAGAACGAAATCCAGAGAATAATAAACGCCTGCGAGGACGGCACTCCGCTCGGCAAGCGCGACCGCGCCTACATAGAGCTGGCCTACGGAGCCGGAATGCGCGCCTCGGAGCTGTGCGGACTGAGGCTCCGCGACCTAGACCCCGGCGGCGGCATATTATACGCGCGCGGCAAAGGCGACAAGGAGCGCGTGATACCGTACATCGGAGCCGTGCGCCGCGTCGTGGACGAATATATACGCGAATACCGCCCTGCGCTGGACAAGAAAGGTGCGGAGTGGCTTTTCCTCTCGCGCAGCGGGCGGCAGCTCCACCGCGAGACGCTGTGGGTCATCCTGCACAAGCGCGGCCTCGCGGCGGGAGTCCCGGCGAAAAGGCTCCATCCGCACGTGCTGCGCCACACCTTCGCCACGCACCTGCTGCGCGGCGGAATGGATCAGAGGACGCTCCAGGAGCTTCTGGGACACAGCTCCATAACGACCACAGAAAAATATACCCATCTCGACTTAAACCTGCGCGACTATTACGACAAATACCATCCGCGCGCGAAATAA